Proteins from one Sabethes cyaneus chromosome 2, idSabCyanKW18_F2, whole genome shotgun sequence genomic window:
- the LOC128735536 gene encoding aminopeptidase N-like: MLKLYLLVALFASICLANPFRDRSREFDTYRLPNTTVPTHYSLYLDTNVHIGELEYKGNVQISITALEQTRQVVLHSVRSVINRLELLNSQQLAVPIHGYEFDEDKQFLIVNTKDTLAVGTNYVLDIDFTNSLDRTDKAGFYHSYYQAADGETRHLGVTQFEPCDARSSFPCYDEPGIKTTYDVKIACGVEYNAKANAPALGITLLPEGKKLTTFQRTPRMQTYLVAFLVSDFVSERQISSEPKQLAVSTLARPTARDQLTYSVDASVRFIREMEKYFDYSYAMSKIDNVAVDDDQFGAGAMENWGLVTYRESTLLFDPSVHDEQRQRNVVGIVGHEYTHQFFGNLLAPKWWSYLWLNEGFARLYQYYVAEFSHPEFNMRERFSTVRETALNTDASPTVRPMTHYVETPTEISRLFDNIAYAKAASVLRMFSYAFTEPTFQKGLQYYIKQNKDGVVEEQDLFDSLAQAVEEDGKLASGMTVHELFGSWSNQPGAPVVTVKRVGETNTFSFSQERFYNEPQDNPGSQSWWIPITYFTPSSNGIYNSSAAFWMPPGKQEVEYEVDLQENDFVLINPLARGYYRVNYDPQTWESLIYNLYENTKSIDKLSRSQLIDDAMNLAHAGRLDYNTAFKLFEYLQHEVEYVPWATANANLKFLKRMLRNDLEAVKTLESYAARLAKNVLSVYGYNARTDETLDDKEVRLIALEWACAYDPQCQLEAGTRFENMRKRTVFSIQSKAEQIIVCNKVREIGYNDFANLLESFKSIHDYDKRSYLLEALACSTDEVTIRQYLNNIMTHNFGGSEKLRALQAIYQNSFEGMLAVIEMFDSPSNLMKEMKWNQREFHALLEDLAEYAVDPLAAVQLTNFVQREAPDRLSTIQTKLQYNQNWIQRNAVIVSEMLKTF; encoded by the exons ATGTTGAAACTGTATTTACTGGTGGCACTTTTTGCTAGCATTTGTCTAGCTAACCCTTTTCGTGACCGATCACGGGAGTTCGACACATACAGATTACCTAATACAACAGTTCCAACGCACTATAGCTTGTACCTGGACACCAATGTCCATATTGGAGAGTTAGAATACAAGGGCAATGTTCAAATCAGTATAACGGCTCTCGAACAAACCCGACAGGTAGTGCTTCACAGTGTTCGAAGTGTGATCAACCGTCTGGAACTTCTTAACAGCCAACAACTGGCTGTTCCAATTCATGGTTACGAGTTCGATGAGGATAAACAATTTTTGATCGTGAATACTAAGGATACTTTAGCCGTTGGAACGAACTACGTTCTGGATATCGATTTCACTAATTCGTTGGATCGTACCGACAAAGCTGGATTTTACCATTCATACTACCAGGCAGCCGATGGAGAGACAAG ACATCTAGGAGTGACACAGTTTGAACCGTGTGACGCGAGATCATCTTTTCCGTGCTATGATGAACCCGGCATAAAGACCACGTACGATGTCAAAATTGCGTGCGGAGTCGAATACAACGCTAAAGCCAATGCACCAGCGCTAGGAATAACCCTTTT GCCAGAAGGAAAAAAACTCACCACCTTCCAAAGAACCCCACGAATGCAAACCTACCTAGTGGCGTTCCTAGTTTCGGACTTCGTTTCCGAACGGCAAATTTCAAGTGAGCCTAAACAACTGGCCGTTTCAACCCTTGCTCGGCCAACGGCACGGGATCAGCTCACCTATTCGGTTGATGCATCAGTTCGATTCATACGCgagatggaaaaatatttcgACTACAGTTATGCCATGTCCAAAATTGATAACGTAGCCGTCGACGACGATCAATTCGGCGCCGGAGCAATGGAAAATTGGGGTTTGGTTACTTATCGTGAGTCCACACTTCTGTTCGATCCATCAGTGCATGACGAACAAAGACAGCGGAATGTGGTAGGCATAGTTGGTCATGAATATACACATCAATTCTTCGGAAATCTGTTGGCTCCCAAGTGGTGGTCTTATCTGTGGCTAAACGAAGGATTCGCACGGCTGTACCAATACTACGTGGCGGAATTT AGTCATCCAGAGTTTAACATGCGAGAACGATTTTCAACGGTTCGCGAAACCGCTTTGAACACCGATGCCAGCCCGACTGTTCGTCCGATGACCCATTACGTGGAAACTCCAACGGAAATAAGCAGACTGTTCGACAACATTGCCTATGCCAAAG CTGCCAGTGTTCTTCGTATGTTTAGCTACGCTTTCACAGAACCTACATTCCAGAAGGGCTTACAGTATTACATAAAACAAAA CAAAGACGGAGTAGTAGAGGAGCAAGACCTATTCGATAGTCTAGCACAGGCTGTAGAAGAAGACGGTAAGCTCGCTTCTGGTATGACTGTGCACGAGCTGTTCGGATCATGGTCTAATCAACCTGGTGCACCGGTAGTTACTGTTAAACGCGTTGGAGAAACGAATACGTTTTCGTTCAGTCAAGAACGATTTTACAATGAGCCACAGGACAATCCTGGTTCACAATCTTGGTGGATTCCGATAACTTACTTTACCCCCAGTAGCAATGGTATTTACAACTCGAGTGCCGCTTTCTGGATGCCACCAGGCAAACAAGAAGTGGAATACGAGGTGGATCTTCAAGAGAATGACTTTGTGCTCATCAATCCACTAGCCAGAGGTTATTATCGCGTAAATTACGATCCCCAAACTTGGGAAAGTCTCATCTACAATCTTTACGAGAACACTAAGTCCATAGATAAATTATCGCGATCGCAGCTAATTGACGATGCTATGAATCTAGCTCATGCTGGTAGATTAGATTACAACACAGCCTTTAAATTGTTCGAATATTTACAGCATGAAGTCGAATATGTGCCGTGGGCAACAGCCAATGCTaatctgaaatttttgaaacgaATGTTGCGAAACGACTTGGAAGCAGTGAAAACACTAGAAAGCTACGCAGCACGACTTGCCAAGAACGTCCTTTCAGTTTATGGTTATAATGCGCGTACAGATGAAACCCTCGACGACAAAGAAGTGCGTTTGATTGCCTTGGAATGGGCCTGTGCATATGACCCACAATGCCAGCTAGAAGCTGGGACACGGTTTGAAAATATGAGAAAAAGAACCGTTTTCTCTATCCAATCTAAAGCAGAACAGATCATCGTATGCAACAAAGTTCGTGAAATTGGTTATAATGATTTCGCCAATTTGTTGGAGTCTTTCAAGAGCATACATGATTACGATAAACGAAGCTATCTCTTAGAAGCCCTTGCTTGCAGCACGGATGAGGTTACTATTCGTCAGTACTTGAACAATATTATGACGCACAATTTTGGAGGAAGCGAAAAATTACGAGCTTTACAAGCAATTTACCAGAACTCATTTGAAGGCATGCTGGCAGTAATAGAAATGTTCGACAGTCCGTCCAATCTTATGAAGGAAAT GAAATGGAATCAGCGAGAATTTCATGCCTTACTGGAGGACCTTGCTGAATATGCAGTTGATCCGCTAGCAGCTGTTCAGTtgacaaattttgttcaaagGGAGGCACCTGACCGGCTGTCTACCATTCAGACCAAGCTCCAGTACAACCAAAACTGGATCCAAAGAAACGCAGTGATTGTATCGGAAATGCTAAAAACTTTTTAG